A portion of the Cryptomeria japonica chromosome 5, Sugi_1.0, whole genome shotgun sequence genome contains these proteins:
- the LOC131034365 gene encoding paired amphipathic helix protein Sin3-like 3: protein MEGYLKQVRETFKDNKSKYDYLSQLLSQFINDRIDTIDFIQDMKIALQHHRDLRLGFNVFLPKDFHKVAFAFDAAIDFAHKVQRRFHKDEQTQIDFFQTVIMYRDGKNSVHEVCQKIAKLFEGHIDLLKEFACIIEDGEIRETLFNYQQRRQSIDAEGDLDEGSAKNHERIEMGLRQRTEEENNGDLNGRQREECIQGYKVFSKKRYQNKHEIILFDCEEDRFELDMLLSSTTAAIQSMDKQLTKLQNGIVKQDGEFPIEKHLTDMNLRCIERIYGDYGLDMIDLLRERAGKGLAVILNRLKQKHIEWSRCLEGFNKIWAAVYAKNYNKSLRQHSIER from the exons ATGGAAGGCTACTTAAAACAAGTGAGAGAGACATTTAAGGACAATAAATCCAAATACGACTACTTGTCTCAACTTCTCTCACAATTCATAAATGACAG AATTGATACAATTGATTTCATACAAGACATGAAAATTGCGTTGCAACATCACCGTGATCTTCGCTTAGGATTCAATGTCTTTCTTCCAAAAGATTTTCACAAGGTAGCTTTTGCCTTTGATGCAGCTATAGATTTCGCCCACAAAGTTCAG AGACGATTTCATAAAGATGAACAGACACAAATAGACTTCTTTCAGACTGTTATCATGTACCGGGATGGGAAAAACTCAGTCCATGAGGTTTGCCAAAAG ATTGCTAAGCTGTTTGAAGGCCACATTGACCTGCTGAAGGAATTTGCATGTATTATAGAGGATGGTGAAATTCGAGAAACTCTTTTCAATTATCAACAAAGAAGGCAATCTATTGATGCAGAGGGTGATCTGGATGAAGGAAGTGCAAAAAATCATGAAAGGATAGAGATGGGTCTGAGACAGAGAACAGAGGAAGAAAATAATGGAGATCTTAATGGAAGACAGAGGGAAGAATGCATTCAAG GTTATAAGGTCTTCTCGAAGAAAAGATATCAAAACAAACATGAAATTATTCTTTTCGACTGTGAAGAAGACAG ATTTGAATTGGATATGTTGCTTAGTAGTACCACTGCTGCAATCCAATCCATGGATAAACAACTGACAAAATTGCAGAATGGCATTGTCAAGCAAGATGGGGAATTTCCAATTGAAAAGCACTTAACAG ATATGAACCTGCGGTGTATAGAACGCATTTATGGTGATTATGGGTTAGATATGATTGATTTATTGAGAGAGAGAGCAGGCAAAGGTTTGGCTGTTATATTGAATCGTCTGAAGCAAAAGCACATAGAGTGGTCAAGGTGTCTTGAAGGTTTCAACAAAATATGGGCTGCTGTTTATGCCAAAAACTACAACAAATCTCTTCGACAACATTCAATAGAAAGATAA